In Oncorhynchus gorbuscha isolate QuinsamMale2020 ecotype Even-year linkage group LG02, OgorEven_v1.0, whole genome shotgun sequence, a single genomic region encodes these proteins:
- the LOC124005558 gene encoding RAC-beta serine/threonine-protein kinase-like has translation MNEVSVVREGWLHKRGEYIKTWRPRYFILKSDGSFIGYKEKPELSVQSLHPLNNFSVGECQLMKTERPKPNTFVIRCLQWTTVIERTFHVESNAEREEWMRAIQAVANGLKVREEEEPMDLFGSPSDNSSMEEMEVAMSKTRSKVTMSDFDYLKLLGKGTFGKVILVKEKATGMHYAMKILRKEVIIAKDEVAHTVTESRVLQNTRHPFLTTLKYAFQTHDRLCFVMEYANGGELFFHLSRDRVFTEDRARFYGAEIVSALEYLHSRDVVYRDLKLENLMLDNDGHVKITDFGLCKEGITDGATMKTFCGTPEYLAPEVLEDNDYGRAVDWWGLGVVMYEMMCGRLPFYNQDHERLFELILMEEIRFPRNLAPEGKALLAGLLKKDPKQRLGGGPDDAKDVMSHKFFTSINWQDVVDRKLTPPFKPQVTSETDTRYFDDEFTAQTITVTPPDKYDNLDCEDPNQPAHFPQFSYSASIRE, from the exons ATGAATGAGGTCAGCGTAGTCCGAGAAGGATGGCTCCACAAGAGAG GTGAGTACATTAAGACTTGGAGGCCGCGCTACTTCATCCTAAAGAGTGACGGCTCCTTCATCGGCTACAAAGAGAAGCCTGAGCTGTCCGTCCAGAGCTTGCATCCACTCAACAACTTCTCAGTGGGAG AATGCCAGCTGATGAAGACAGAGCGGCCCAAGCCTAACACATTCGTTATCCGCTGCCTGCAGTGGACAACAGTCATCGAGAGGACCTTCCATGTAGAAAGCAATGCAGAGAG agaggagTGGATGCGTGCCATCCAGGCGGTGGCAAATGGGTTGAAGGTGCGAGAGGAGGAAGAGCCCATGGACCTGTTTGGCTCTCCCAGCGACAACAGCagcatggaggagatggaggtggcCATGTCCAAGACCCGCTCCAAAGTG ACGATGAGTGACTTTGACTACCTAAAGCTGCTGGGGAAAGGCACATTTGGCAAGGTTATCCTGGTGAAGGAGAAAGCCACGGGGATGCACTACGCCATGAAGATCCTGCGCAAGGAGGTCATCATCGCTAAG GATGAGGTTGCGCACACGGTTACAGAGAGCAGAGTGTTACAGAACACCCGTCATCCCTTCCTCACA ACACTGAAATACGCTTTCCAGACTCATGACCGATTATGTTTTGTGATGGAATACGCCAACGGAGGAGAG CTCTTCTTCCACCTGTCTCGGGATCGCGTGTTCACGGAAGACCGGGCCCGTTTCTATGGCGCTGAGATTGTATCTGCATTGGAGTACCTCCACTCTCGTGATGTGGTATACAGGGACCTGAAG CTGGAGAATCTAATGCTGGACAATGACGGACATGTTAAAATCACTGACTTTGGGCTATGTAAGGAAGGTATCACGGATGGCGCCACCATGAAGACCTTCTGTGGCACCCCAGAGTACCTTGCACCGGAG GTGCTGGAGGACAATGACTACGGTCGCGCTGTGGATTGGTGGGGCTTGGGCGTGGTCATGTACGAGATGATGTGCGGTCGGCtgcccttctacaaccaggaccatGAGCGGCTGTTTGAGCTCATCCTCATGGAGGAGATCCGCTTCCCCCGGAACCTGGCCCCCGAGGGCAAGGCGCTGCTCGCAGGCCTGCTCAAAAAGGACCCCAAGCAGAG GTTAGGGGGAGGACCAGATGATGCCAAAGATGTGATGTCCCACAAGTTCTTCACCTCCATCAACTGGCAGGATGTGGTAGATAGGAAG CTGACTCCGCCCTTCAAGCCTCAGGTGACGTCGGAGACCGACACCCGCTACTTTGACGATGAGTTCACGGCACAGACCATCACAGTCACACCTCCAGAcaagt ATGACAATCTGGACTGTGAGGACCCCAACCAGCCAGCGCACTTCCCCCAGTTCTCTTACTCCGCCAGCATACGAGAGTGA